In Phaseolus vulgaris cultivar G19833 chromosome 10, P. vulgaris v2.0, whole genome shotgun sequence, a single genomic region encodes these proteins:
- the LOC137818741 gene encoding uncharacterized protein, whose amino-acid sequence MEVTPKEHIERIRRTKFSIGGELNPLREDLHHATKNLSTELYAKDVHFLMELIQNAEDNKYVEGVNPSLEFVITSKDITATCAPATLLIFNNEKGFSPENIESICSVGKSTKKGNRSSGYIGEKGIGFKSVFLLTAYPYIFSNGYQIRFSEKPCQHCDIGYIVPEWVEEKPTLDDIKQIYGGAAGSLPTTTLILPLKPDKVNPVKQQLSNIHPEVMLFLSKIRHLSVREDNEDSKLNTVNAVSISSEINFCTRKNMNAESYTLHLSAEENGHSGKECSYYMWKQKFPVRLENVVERRMDVEEWTVTLAFPNQERLHRGRSLPGVYAFLPTEMVTNFPFIIQADFVLASSRETILLDNKWNQGILECVPTAFMDAFRTLIIGRSDEVPISSLPPIFRFLPIDSSPFEKLNHVRGKIKEKVLGENIIPIETYKEQKHFYKPCEVSRLLPEFWDILAEAREEKVYLHNLSSHNGRKILSSSFDRSEYDHILSFLEVQQVSTDWYAKCIQSSNLVDGASEVIYLKLLLFIATNWSKFKSSNVMDIPLIKYVGSDDNLSHFTLSQCSNSRGAKLVVLADPSQSCPCSWMIDWNSEFSCQTSKFFMPQVTQHAILQSPRRQTLLEWLENQVRVTTLTVYTFARLLCSSINNNSKLAIKYVHFLYHSLSKRYLSSSEVKGLCSSMPLVDNYGHVTACRKGVLVPANVSKWADLIVSNPWRREDYVELGKEYLQPLDCAGQYTGHGKLIEFLVNHVDASDIPNIYPPNAGFSAVETPLTKENALLLLNWIRKLKSRGVNLPERFLKCIKEGSWLKVTVNEWRPPSKSFLIGSSLGRILQSGSVLVDIPLIDEGFYGNQISEYKDELKTIGVMFSCEDACGFIGRELMSRASSLTLTRNHILLMLDFIQYLRQKYLPLDQFVNSIREESWLRTSHGLRSPVGSVLYDSGWLVASQISSIPFIDKAYFGEDIYKFKEVLELLGVVVGFSKNYQVVIDHLKSPSDLANLTAEAVLLIMECIQFSRSSSKLISLLKKVPCFLKTKTGFKTPGECFLHDPLWGCILEVFNGLPIIDHQFYGEKIFTYKDELKQIGVVVDFEQAIEKFADLFKQKASQSSFSQHHVKSFLSCCRLLKGAEYKFPSKFSRIIHTEKWLQTRVGGYRRPGKCILYGPEWKAISSIARLPFIDDSDKCYGEGIHEYKEELKSIGVVTDVKEGCKFVPQCLNFPSDPSTITPESVFSLLECIRVQIKGGVVTIEDDFKKKLSKNWLKTHAGYRSPDKCLLFDSKWNKYLKPTDGPFIDEKFYGPEIASYKKELNAIGVTIDVEKGCLLLSNHLDFLSDYDNIVKIYGYLSEHKWKFEDKAARKIWISESAEWVNSEQCVIHDQDKLFGSEFYVLEDLYDENILPFFSFALQVQNRPSLDDYINIWNDWESSVEQLSHDQCSKFWSFMLKHLTSRSEKKLTDSLVKLPALSGNNEIFLLDKNDVFIPDNLHLKKLFEHEKVFVWYPQNLAPLTRCELFDIYRKIGARNISESVCMEESSLIKGVELKQVDPGNICNVKVLAKLILGFLSSSSLKMEPNKRHEAVQDLLNLSFFETEGPVTASYNLKLSSGEIITRKTNRLVRWQTQSSKFFTQMNWQSEDASLIKYATYFSEAISEGVLRENHDQYPELSELIRLAFLLKFNSGEIDFLMESNNLHCEDEDFLSSSFPSN is encoded by the exons ACTCATTCAA AATGCAGAAGATAACAAGTATGTTGAAGGAGTGAATCCATCACTTGAGTTCGTCATAACTTCAAAAGATATCACAGCTACTTGTGCTCCAGCCACTTTACTAATCTTCAACAATGAAAAGGGTTTCTCTCCTGAAAACATTGAATCTATCTGCAGTGTTGGAAAGTCCACAAAGAAAGGCAACAGGAGTAGTGGTTACATCGGTGAAAAAG GAATTGGTTTTAAGAGTGTATTTTTGCTCACTGCTTATCCTTATATATTTAGCAACGGATATCAGATACGGTTCAGTGAGAAACCTTGTCAACACTGTGACATTGGGTATATAGTTCCTGAATGGGTTGAGGAGAAGCCAACCCTTGATGACATAAAGCAGATATATGGTGGTGCTGCTGGTTCTCTTCCAACTACAACACTTATCTTACCTCTAAAGCCAGACAAGGTCAATCCTGTGAAGCAGCAGCTCTCAAACATTCATCCAGAAGTTATGTTGTTCCTTTCTAAAATCAGACACCTGTCTGTAAGGGAAGATAATGAGGACTCCAAGCTGAATACTGTGAATGCTGTATCCATTTCGAGCGAGATTAACTTTTGCACCAGGAAAAACATGAATGCTGAATCCTACACACTTCATCTCTCTGCTGAGGAAAATGGTCATTCTGGAAAGGAATGCAGCTACTATATGTGGAAGCAAAAGTTTCCTGTTAGGTTGGAAAATGTGGTGGAAAGGAGAATGGATGTGGAGGAGTGGACTGTAACATTAGCCTTCCCAAATCAGGAGAGGCTTCATAGGGGAAGGAGCTTACCAGGAGTCTATGCATTTCTTCCTACAGAAATGGTAACAAATTTTCCCTTTATAATTCAAGCAGATTTTGTTCTGGCTTCATCAAGGGAGACAATTCTCTTGGACAATAAGTGGAATCAAGGGATACTAGAATGTGTTCCAACAGCTTTTATGGATGCATTCAGAACGCTCATCATAGGAAGATCAGATGAGGTTCCGATCTCCAGTTTGCCACCCATCTTTAGGTTCCTTCCCATTGATAGTTCTCCTTTTGAAAAGTTAAATCATGTGAGGgggaaaatcaaagaaaaagttCTTGGAGAAAACATCATTCCTATTGAGACGTACAAGGAGCAGAAGCACTTCTATAAGCCGTGTGAAGTTAGCAGGCTACTGCCAGAATTCTGGGACATTTTGGCTGAGGCTCGGGAAGAAAAAGTATACTTGCATAACCTGTCATCTCACAATGGAAGAAAAATCTTGAGTTCTTCATTTGATAGAAGTGAGTATGATCACATTCTCAGCTTTTTAGAGGTGCAACAAGTCAGCACTGATTGGTATGCTAAGTGCATCCAGAGTTCTAATCTTGTGGATGGAGCATCAGAAGTTATTTATCTGAAGCTTTTACTGTTTATTGCCACAAATTGGTCAAAATTCAAAAGCTCCAACGTGATGGACATTCCATTAATTAAGTATGTGGGTTCTGATGATAATCTGTCCCATTTCACTCTTAGTCAATGTAGTAACAGCCGTGGTGCCAAGCTAGTAGTCCTAGCAGATCCAAGTCAGTCTTGTCCTTGCTCTTGGATGATTGATTGGAACAGCGAATTTTCATGCCAAACCTCCAAATTCTTTATGCCGCAAGTCACACAGCATGCTATCTTACAGTCACCCCGCAGGCAGACATTGTTGGAATGGCTAGAAAATCAAGTTCGTGTCACTACTTTGACTGTGTACACTTTTGCACGACTCCTTTGTAGTTCAATAAATAATAACTCCAAGCTTGCCATTAAATATGTCCATTTCTTATATCACTCTCTATCGAAGAGATACTTATCAAGTAGTGAGGTTAAAGGTTTGTGTAGTTCCATGCCACTTGTGGACAACTATGGACATGTGACTGCATGCAGAAAAGGGGTTCTTGTGCCTGCAAATGTGAGCAAATGGGCAGACTTGATTGTATCAAATCCATGGAGAAGGGAGGATTATGTTGAGCTGGGAAAGGAGTACTTGCAACCATTGGATTGTGCAGGCCAATATACAGGGCATGGGAAGCTCATAGAATTCCTGGTAAATCATGTTGATGCTTCTGATATACCTAATATATATCCTCCAAATGCTGGGTTTTCTGCTGTAGAAACACCACTTACCAAAGAAAATGCCCTTTTGCTTTTGAATTGGATTCGAAAGCTGAAGTCTAGGGGTGTGAATCTGCCAGAGAGGTTCTTGAAATGCATAAAGGAAGGAAGCTGGCTTAAAGTTACAGTCAATGAATGGAGACCACCATCAAAGTCATTCTTAATTGGCTCATCATTAGGAAGAATTTTGCAAAGTGGTTCTGTTCTTGTTGACATTCCACTGATTGATGAGGGCTTCTATGGGAATCAAATATCAGAGTACAAGGATGAGTTGAAAACAATTGGGGTGATGTTCAGTTGTGAGGATGCATGTGGATTCATTGGGAGAGAGCTAATGTCGCGTGCAAGTTCTTTAACTTTAACCAGGAATCATATTCTTTTGATGCTTGACTTCATCCAATATCTGAGGCAAAAGTATCTTCCCTTAGACCAGTTCGTCAACAGCATCAGAGAGGAAAGTTGGCTACGGACATCTCATGGTCTAAGGTCTCCGGTAGGATCTGTATTGTATGATTCAGGATGGCTAGTTGCATCTCAAATTAGTTCCATCCCTTTCATTGATAAGGCTTATTTTGGTGAGGACATATACAAATTTAAAGAGGTGCTTGAGTTGTTGGGTGTGGTAGTTGGTTTTAGTAAAAACTATCAAGTTGTCATTGACCACTTAAAATCACCCTCAGATTTGGCCAATTTGACAGCTGAGGCTGTTCTTTTGATAATGGAATGTATACAATTCTCGCGTTCTTCTAGTAAACTCATAAGTTTACTCAAGAAGGTACCATGCTTCTTGAAGACAAAGACGGGTTTCAAAACTCCTGGTGAATGTTTCTTGCATGATCCTCTATGGGGCTGCATTTTGGAGGTATTCAATGGTCTTCCTATAATAGATCATCAATTCTATGGAGAGAAAATTTTCACTTACAAGGATGAACTGAAGCAAATAGGTGTGGTGGTTGACTTTGAGCAGGCTATCGAAAAGTTTGCTGATCTCTTCAAACAGAAGGCATCACAATCTTCCTTTAGCCAACATCATGTCAAGTCATTTCTTTCATGCTGCAGGCTGTTGAAGGGAGCTGAATACAAATTCCCTTCAAAATTTTCTAGAATAATACATACTGAGAAGTGGTTGCAAACAAGGGTTGGTGGTTATAGGCGTCCAGGGAAATGCATTTTATATGGTCCAGAGTGGAAAGCTATCTCTTCAATAGCTCGTCTCCCTTTCATTGATGACAGTGACAAATGCTATGGTGAGGGAATACATGAATACAAGGAAGAGCTGAAGAGCATTGGTGTTGTTACTGATGTAAAAGAAGGGTGCAAGTTTGTGCCTCAATGTTTGAATTTTCCATCAGATCCCTCAACCATTACTCCTGAAAGTGTTTTTTCCTTGCTGGAATGCATCCGTGTTCAAATAAAAGGGGGTGTTGTCACCATTGAAGATGACTTCAAGAAAAAATTGTCTAAAAATTGGTTGAAGACACATGCTGGATATAGGTCTCCAGATAAGTGTTTGTTATTTGATTCCAAGTGGAATAAGTACCTCAAGCCAACAGATGGGCCTTTCATTGATGAGAAGTTCTATGGACCTGAAATTGCATCTTACAAGAAAGAACTCAATGCAATTGGAGTTACCATTGACGTTGAGAAAGGGTGCCTTTTGCTTTCTAATCACCTTGACTTTCTCTCTGATTATGACAACATTGTGAAAATATATGG GTACTTAAGTGAACACAAGTGGAAATTTGAGGATAAAGCTGCCAGAAAGATTTGGATTTCAGAAAGTGCAGAGTGGGTCAATTCTGAACAATGTGTCATACATGACCAGGATAAGCTTTTTGGTTCAGAATTTTATGTATTGGAAGATTTGTATGATGAGAATATTCTTCCATTTTTCTCCTTTGCCTTGCAAGTCCAGAACAGGCCCTCCCTTGATGATTATATCAATATTTGGAATGATTGGGAGAGTTCAGTGGAACAGTTGTCACATGACCAGTGTTCTAAGTTCTGGAGTTTTATGTTGAAGCATTTGACCTCAAGATCTGAGAAGAAACTTACTGATTCCTTGGTGAAACTACCTGCATTATCTGGCaacaatgaaatatttttgttagaTAAGAATGATGTTTTCATTCCTGATAACCTTCATCTGAAGAAACTTTTTGAACACGAGAAAGTCTTTGTCTGGTATCCTCAGAACTTGGCACCATTGACCAGGTGTGAGTTGTTTGACATATACAGAAAAATTGGTGCTCGAAATATCTCTGAATCTGTATGCATGGAAGAGTCATCCTTGATCAAAGGTGTTGAACTCAAACAGGTTGATCCTGGTAACATTTGTAATGTAAAGGTGTTGGCTAAGCTTATTCTTGGTTTCCTTTCAAGTTCTAGCCTAAAAATGGAACCAAACAAGAGGCATGAAGCTGTTCAAGATCTGCTCAACTTGAGTTTCTTTGAGACAGAGGGTCCAGTCACTGCAAGTTACAATTTGAAGCTATCATCAGGGGAAATCATTACCAGAAAGACAAATAGATTGGTAAGGTGGCAAACACAAAGTTCCAAGTTTTTCACCCAAATGAACTGGCAAAGTGAAGATGCAAGTTTGATCAAATATGCTACATATTTCTCGGAAGCCATATCAGAGGGTGTTTTGCGCGAGAATCATGATCAATATCCTGAACTTTCTGAGCTCATCAGATTGGCTTTTCTTCTGAAATTCAACAGTGGGGAAATTGACTTTCTTATGGAGTCAAACAACTTGCACTGTGAGGATGAGGACTTCCTCAGTTCTTCCTTCCCATCAAACTAA